The Caulifigura coniformis genome includes a region encoding these proteins:
- a CDS encoding sensor histidine kinase has protein sequence MSRAGGSGWLVAIGPALFIAVACAFVGDFTAGWALAMALLAVVVGAIGRLVAGRESASFEPGDAPPSRPAARPLTRPSAELFEAVLGTMIDGVVVANRSQSLLYVNRAARNLLDLGEKSVAGRLISEVSRSAQLQEVIETALSTRLHQRTELQLIRQKLTLAVSVAPLDLEPAGGVLIVLHDVTELRRLERMRREFVSNVSHELKTPLTSIQAYAETLLSGGLEDDANNRKFVERIQEQAERLQTLILDLLRLARIESDEVAFEIRAVDVGDIVLDCVRDRQDLATAKGLSLVTKSPDGPIMATAEAEGLSTILSNLVDNAINYTPSGGRVEIEWSQPGEEVVISVTDTGVGIPLEHQPRVFERFYRVDRARSRELGGTGLGLSIVKHLVHAFRGRIELESQQGRGSRFTIWLPAGESETRSLPRS, from the coding sequence ATGAGTCGGGCCGGTGGAAGCGGCTGGCTGGTCGCCATCGGGCCCGCGCTGTTCATCGCGGTGGCCTGTGCCTTCGTCGGAGACTTCACCGCCGGTTGGGCCCTGGCGATGGCCCTGCTCGCAGTCGTCGTCGGCGCGATCGGACGGCTCGTCGCCGGCAGGGAATCCGCCTCGTTCGAGCCGGGCGACGCGCCCCCTTCGAGGCCGGCGGCCCGCCCTCTCACGCGCCCGTCGGCCGAACTGTTCGAGGCCGTCCTAGGGACAATGATCGACGGCGTCGTTGTCGCCAATCGGTCCCAGAGCCTGCTCTACGTCAACCGGGCGGCCCGCAACCTTCTCGACCTCGGAGAAAAGTCGGTCGCGGGACGGCTGATTTCCGAAGTGTCGCGCTCGGCCCAGCTGCAGGAAGTCATCGAGACCGCGCTCTCGACCCGCCTGCACCAGCGCACCGAGCTGCAGCTGATCCGGCAGAAGCTGACGCTCGCCGTCTCGGTCGCCCCGCTCGATCTCGAGCCGGCAGGCGGAGTGCTGATCGTCCTGCACGACGTCACTGAACTCCGCCGGCTGGAACGGATGCGACGCGAGTTCGTCTCGAATGTGTCGCACGAACTCAAGACTCCTCTCACCTCGATCCAGGCATATGCGGAAACGCTCCTGAGCGGGGGTCTTGAAGACGACGCGAACAATCGGAAGTTCGTCGAACGCATCCAGGAACAGGCCGAGCGACTGCAGACGCTGATTCTCGACCTCCTTCGGCTGGCGAGAATCGAGTCGGACGAGGTCGCGTTCGAGATCCGCGCCGTCGATGTCGGGGACATCGTGCTCGACTGCGTTCGAGACCGGCAGGACCTCGCGACGGCGAAAGGGCTATCCCTGGTCACGAAGTCTCCCGATGGTCCGATCATGGCCACCGCCGAGGCCGAGGGACTCTCAACGATTCTGAGCAACCTCGTCGACAACGCGATCAACTACACCCCTTCCGGGGGGCGGGTGGAGATCGAATGGAGTCAGCCCGGCGAAGAAGTCGTGATCTCCGTGACGGACACGGGAGTCGGCATTCCGCTGGAGCATCAGCCGCGCGTTTTCGAGCGGTTCTATCGTGTGGATCGCGCGCGGTCTCGCGAACTGGGAGGGACGGGCCTCGGCCTGTCGATTGTGAAGCATCTCGTGCACGCGTTTCGCGGACGCATCGAACTGGAAAGCCAGCAGGGACGCGGAAGCCGGTTCACAATCTGGCTGCCGGCCGGAGAGTCCGAAACGCGTTCCCTCCCCCGTTCGTGA
- a CDS encoding PstS family phosphate ABC transporter substrate-binding protein, with product MNFGIQVRRALIAVVGACVISACGCTVRVADAEGRKASSGDQIAGTILIDGSSTVYPITQAISEAFSGLHQDVQAPVGSGGTSSGFKKLIQGEIDIAGASRPITAKESDALKAKGIEVLELEVALDGISIVVNPGNDWCSALTVKQLHQIWNPDNGARRWRDLDPAWPETEIKLFGAGTNSGTFEYFTEVVNGKKGVSRSDYSQSEDDNQLVIGIAGDQHSLGYFGYSYFDENRDRLKIVKIAAGDDIAAAIEPSKATIEGGTYTPLSRPVYIYVSRKSLTRREVAEFVRFYLSDEGQKLVETAHCIPLHADRLKEQRKRLDEAIATSSLAAN from the coding sequence ATGAATTTCGGCATCCAGGTTCGTCGCGCGTTGATTGCCGTCGTCGGGGCATGCGTCATTTCCGCCTGCGGCTGCACCGTGCGTGTGGCAGATGCGGAGGGGCGAAAGGCGTCCTCGGGCGACCAGATTGCCGGGACGATCCTGATCGACGGTTCGAGCACGGTTTACCCGATTACCCAGGCGATTTCCGAAGCGTTCAGCGGCCTTCATCAGGACGTCCAGGCTCCGGTCGGAAGCGGCGGAACCTCCAGTGGATTCAAGAAGCTGATCCAGGGCGAGATCGACATCGCCGGCGCCTCGCGCCCGATCACGGCGAAGGAGTCGGACGCCCTGAAGGCGAAAGGAATCGAAGTCCTCGAGCTGGAAGTCGCGCTCGACGGCATTTCGATCGTCGTGAATCCCGGCAACGACTGGTGCTCTGCCCTGACCGTCAAACAGCTCCACCAGATCTGGAATCCCGACAACGGCGCCCGACGCTGGCGCGACCTCGATCCCGCCTGGCCCGAGACCGAGATCAAACTTTTCGGGGCCGGGACGAATTCCGGAACCTTTGAATACTTCACGGAAGTCGTGAACGGCAAGAAAGGTGTCAGTCGATCCGACTACAGCCAGAGCGAAGACGACAATCAGCTCGTGATCGGCATCGCTGGCGATCAGCACTCACTCGGGTATTTTGGGTACTCGTATTTCGATGAAAACCGGGATCGGCTGAAGATCGTGAAGATCGCTGCGGGTGACGACATCGCTGCGGCGATTGAGCCGTCGAAGGCCACCATCGAGGGCGGAACCTACACGCCACTGTCGCGTCCGGTTTATATCTACGTTTCGAGGAAGTCGCTGACCCGCAGGGAAGTCGCCGAGTTTGTGCGGTTTTACCTGTCCGATGAAGGTCAGAAACTGGTGGAAACGGCGCACTGCATTCCCCTGCACGCTGACCGGCTGAAGGAACAGCGAAAACGGCTCGACGAGGCCATCGCCACGTCGAGCCTCGCCGCAAACTGA
- a CDS encoding serine/threonine protein kinase, with translation MANTIIDDYELVNCLATGNISQIWEVKQVSSSQTFAMKLLLPEALADADHKASLKHEASVGKRFDHPNIIRILDLKLSKKHGYFTMEYFRAPNLKSMLRSDLTGARVRVKKLMECVTQALAHIHEKGWVHRDVKPDNILISKGSEIRVIDFSLAAPPKGGVGRLLHSRKGAVISGTKTYLPPELIQREPLGIAADIYSLGVTLYEVLCGRPPFISGNPNELLMMHVRDRPEKPSGWNDNVTPECDALVLSMLAKKPKDRPANMQEIFAAVRNLKFFKVEADDYAKQKASQKEEDFSKSLSARLDSRVDAGRTDEEKAFVAAEAKRIATEKAAMLDAAKRRLAKKGSSSTPVPAKPGAAAAAPQSPAPMPMPMPVAPPAYGYPPGYPQPMMPGYAPMPGMPMPGMPGAGMPMPGMPGYAPMPGMPMPGMAPGMMPGAQMPGMPPGAMPGFPAAPLRPPLAPAPLPPSAKAAPAPQPAKPAEEIPLMEELPDVL, from the coding sequence GTGGCGAATACGATCATCGACGACTACGAGCTCGTGAACTGCCTGGCCACGGGCAATATTTCACAGATCTGGGAAGTGAAGCAGGTCTCGTCGAGCCAGACTTTCGCGATGAAGCTGCTGCTGCCGGAAGCGCTCGCGGACGCCGATCACAAGGCGTCGCTCAAGCACGAAGCGTCGGTGGGGAAGAGGTTCGACCACCCCAACATCATCCGCATTCTCGACCTGAAGCTCTCCAAGAAGCACGGCTACTTCACGATGGAGTACTTCCGGGCTCCGAACCTGAAGTCGATGCTGCGGAGCGACCTGACGGGCGCTCGGGTGCGCGTGAAGAAGCTGATGGAATGCGTCACCCAGGCCCTGGCCCACATCCATGAAAAGGGATGGGTGCACCGCGACGTGAAGCCGGACAACATCCTCATCAGCAAAGGATCGGAAATCCGCGTCATCGACTTTTCGCTGGCGGCTCCCCCCAAGGGGGGAGTGGGGCGTCTCCTCCACAGCAGGAAGGGGGCCGTCATTTCAGGCACGAAGACCTATCTACCTCCCGAGTTAATCCAGCGCGAGCCGCTGGGGATTGCCGCCGATATCTACAGTCTGGGAGTGACGCTCTACGAAGTGCTGTGCGGACGCCCGCCGTTCATCAGCGGGAATCCGAACGAACTGCTGATGATGCATGTGCGCGACAGGCCCGAGAAGCCGTCGGGCTGGAACGATAACGTGACGCCCGAGTGTGATGCGCTCGTGCTGTCGATGCTGGCCAAGAAGCCGAAGGACCGCCCCGCGAACATGCAGGAGATCTTCGCGGCAGTCCGGAACCTGAAGTTCTTCAAGGTTGAGGCGGACGACTACGCAAAGCAGAAGGCCTCCCAGAAGGAAGAAGACTTTTCCAAGAGCCTGAGCGCGCGGCTCGACAGCCGCGTTGATGCCGGCCGAACCGACGAGGAGAAGGCGTTCGTCGCTGCGGAGGCCAAGAGAATCGCCACTGAAAAAGCGGCGATGCTCGACGCAGCAAAACGGCGGCTGGCGAAGAAGGGGAGTTCGAGCACCCCGGTTCCCGCAAAGCCCGGCGCCGCCGCGGCGGCCCCACAGTCGCCCGCTCCGATGCCAATGCCGATGCCCGTGGCGCCGCCGGCATACGGCTACCCGCCGGGCTACCCGCAGCCGATGATGCCGGGTTACGCCCCGATGCCTGGGATGCCGATGCCCGGCATGCCCGGCGCAGGAATGCCGATGCCCGGTATGCCGGGTTACGCCCCAATGCCTGGGATGCCCATGCCGGGCATGGCGCCAGGAATGATGCCCGGCGCCCAGATGCCGGGGATGCCTCCCGGAGCGATGCCCGGTTTCCCGGCGGCTCCGCTGCGTCCTCCCCTGGCGCCGGCCCCCCTGCCTCCTTCCGCGAAGGCAGCGCCCGCGCCCCAGCCCGCGAAGCCCGCCGAAGAGATTCCGCTGATGGAAGAGCTTCCGGACGTGCTCTGA
- the pstC gene encoding phosphate ABC transporter permease subunit PstC: protein MSSSLPSPALPAPVDARHLQRRLTGRRFLEWIIQSLLFLCALASILTTLGILYMLASETIYSANPDDPAFFQQVSLAEFFGDTAWRPNFEPARFGIWPLLSGTFLITTIAGFVGLPIGILSAIYLSEYAKARTRTWVKPALELLAGVPTIVYGYFGLMFVTPYIINPLFSQLLGFEVQGLNALSGGIVVGLMLIPMVCSLSEDALRAVPRSLREAGYALGSTKFDVSVKVVVPAAFSGIVASFLLALSRAVGETMAVAIAAGNRPTLTLNPLESTQTMTSFIVNMTMGDVSAGTITYKSLFAVATCLFLVTLVMNVISQWVMQRYRETYQ from the coding sequence ATGTCCTCCTCCCTGCCATCCCCGGCCCTTCCCGCGCCCGTCGACGCTCGACACCTGCAGCGCCGTCTGACGGGCCGCCGCTTCCTGGAATGGATCATCCAGTCGCTGCTGTTCCTGTGCGCGCTGGCTTCAATCCTGACGACCCTCGGCATCCTCTACATGCTGGCGTCGGAAACGATCTATTCGGCGAACCCGGACGACCCGGCCTTCTTCCAGCAGGTTTCGCTGGCGGAGTTCTTCGGCGACACCGCCTGGCGGCCCAACTTCGAACCCGCGCGATTCGGAATCTGGCCTCTCCTCAGCGGCACTTTCCTGATCACGACAATCGCCGGGTTCGTCGGCCTGCCCATCGGCATCCTGAGCGCCATCTACCTCAGCGAATATGCGAAGGCCAGGACCCGGACCTGGGTGAAACCCGCCCTGGAACTGCTCGCGGGTGTTCCCACGATCGTTTACGGCTATTTCGGACTGATGTTCGTGACGCCTTACATCATCAACCCGCTCTTCAGCCAGCTGCTGGGCTTCGAAGTTCAGGGGTTGAATGCGCTCAGCGGCGGCATCGTGGTCGGGCTGATGCTGATTCCGATGGTCTGCTCGCTCAGTGAAGACGCCCTGCGGGCCGTTCCCCGGAGTCTGCGGGAGGCCGGTTACGCCCTCGGATCCACGAAGTTCGACGTCTCGGTGAAGGTCGTCGTGCCCGCGGCCTTCTCGGGGATCGTGGCCTCCTTCCTGCTGGCCCTGTCGCGAGCCGTCGGCGAGACGATGGCCGTCGCGATCGCGGCGGGTAACCGTCCCACGTTGACGCTGAACCCTCTGGAGAGCACTCAGACGATGACGAGCTTCATCGTCAACATGACAATGGGGGACGTGAGCGCCGGAACGATCACCTACAAGAGCCTCTTCGCAGTCGCCACCTGCCTGTTCCTGGTGACGCTGGTGATGAACGTGATTTCCCAATGGGTCATGCAGCGGTATCGGGAGACGTACCAATGA
- a CDS encoding bifunctional folylpolyglutamate synthase/dihydrofolate synthase → MTHSSAIPEGTNANGDAAYRAAMDYILLRLNYERVSHDSYSVEDFRLARMARLLELLGQPQATLPVVHVAGTKGKGSTSAMLASMLRAAGLRVGLFTSPHIVRFEERMTINGVEPSAEEIVSLVARIRPAVETLVEEMPPGPTYFEVTTALAWLHFQSSRCDIAVMEVGLGGRLDSTNLCNPVCCIITSISRDHMRLLGDTLPKIAAEKAGIIKPGVPVISGAEQPEVVEVISKTADRAGAPLYRLSKEIGLAVGDIDASRELPQHRATVETPWGRHNALKTPLPGAHQCRNLALAVTAFDLLNHSWRTLDSGAIARGLDSLRWPLRIEEVRRNPRVILDSAHNDASAAALCATLEPLQASRRVLIYATSRDKDAASMLKIFNRGFDEVILTRYIHNPRALPVDLLAQLAAQELSIPWSTAPDPQAAWNAALKAVDSHGLICVSGSVFLAAEMQPIAGGLE, encoded by the coding sequence ATGACTCACTCGTCTGCAATACCGGAAGGAACGAACGCGAACGGCGACGCCGCCTATCGCGCAGCGATGGACTACATCCTGCTGCGGCTGAACTACGAACGCGTTTCACACGATTCGTACAGCGTCGAAGACTTTCGTCTCGCACGCATGGCCCGACTGCTCGAGCTCCTGGGCCAGCCTCAGGCGACCCTGCCCGTCGTTCACGTGGCCGGCACCAAGGGGAAGGGTTCCACGTCCGCAATGCTGGCGTCGATGCTGCGGGCCGCGGGCCTGCGGGTCGGCCTGTTCACCTCGCCGCACATCGTGCGTTTCGAAGAACGGATGACGATCAACGGCGTCGAGCCCTCGGCGGAAGAGATCGTCTCGCTTGTCGCGCGGATCCGGCCGGCCGTCGAAACGCTCGTTGAGGAGATGCCTCCGGGCCCCACATACTTCGAGGTGACGACTGCCCTCGCCTGGCTGCACTTCCAGTCGTCTCGCTGCGACATCGCGGTGATGGAAGTGGGGCTGGGGGGACGCCTCGATTCCACCAACCTCTGCAATCCGGTCTGCTGCATCATCACGAGCATCAGCCGCGACCACATGCGACTTCTCGGCGACACGCTGCCGAAGATCGCCGCCGAGAAAGCAGGGATCATCAAGCCCGGTGTGCCGGTCATCTCCGGGGCCGAACAGCCGGAAGTCGTCGAGGTGATTTCGAAGACGGCCGACCGCGCCGGCGCGCCGCTCTATCGCCTGTCGAAGGAGATCGGACTGGCTGTCGGCGACATCGACGCATCGCGCGAACTTCCGCAGCACCGGGCAACAGTGGAAACGCCCTGGGGACGTCACAACGCTCTGAAAACTCCCCTCCCCGGCGCTCACCAGTGTCGGAATCTTGCCCTCGCCGTGACGGCCTTCGATCTGCTGAATCACTCGTGGAGAACTCTGGATTCCGGGGCGATTGCCCGCGGCCTCGACAGCCTCCGCTGGCCGTTGCGCATCGAAGAAGTGCGACGCAATCCGAGGGTGATCCTCGACAGCGCGCACAACGACGCGTCGGCCGCGGCGCTATGCGCGACGCTCGAACCTCTGCAGGCGTCACGCCGAGTGCTGATCTACGCGACGTCGCGTGATAAAGACGCCGCGTCGATGCTGAAGATCTTCAATCGCGGCTTCGACGAGGTGATCCTGACTCGCTACATCCACAATCCGCGTGCGCTGCCGGTCGACCTGCTCGCCCAGCTCGCGGCCCAGGAACTGTCGATCCCCTGGTCCACCGCTCCCGATCCGCAGGCCGCATGGAATGCGGCGCTCAAGGCGGTCGATTCCCACGGGCTGATCTGCGTCAGTGGGTCGGTGTTCCTCGCTGCGGAGATGCAGCCAATCGCCGGAGGCCTGGAATGA
- the tyrS gene encoding tyrosine--tRNA ligase — protein sequence MSFPEVSQQLEVIRRGVEKIVPEAELADRLKKSRETGTPLRVKYGIDPTGIDVHLGHTVPLRKLRQFQDLGHQAVIIIGNATAMVGDPSGRDHARAKRLSAEDVEANARDYLTQVGKVVDLSKAEVHRNGDWFGKMSFADILNLCGKVTVAQLLTRDDFAKRMAASSPIFLHECLYPIMQAWDSVMIRSDIELGGTEQLYSFMLARDLQRDAGLPEQIGVMSPILVGLDGVRRMGKSLGNYIGIHEPAYEMMKKFMQLPDACMRMFYELLTQVPLPEIETLLAGHPKECKLTLGRLVIAQYHGEAAAEEAAARWQREISDGALPADIPTATLSRSTLQGDGMLAAHLLKSLGLCSSTSEARRAIQQGGAFTGEEKTPLTAHDQVVPLSTGLLVWVGKKRVKRIELVD from the coding sequence ATGAGTTTCCCGGAAGTCAGCCAGCAGCTCGAAGTCATCCGCCGCGGCGTCGAGAAGATCGTGCCCGAAGCGGAGCTGGCGGACCGTCTGAAGAAGAGCCGGGAGACCGGGACGCCCCTGCGGGTGAAATACGGAATCGACCCGACCGGGATCGACGTCCACCTGGGGCATACCGTCCCTCTGAGGAAGCTCCGGCAGTTCCAGGACCTCGGGCACCAGGCGGTCATCATCATCGGGAACGCCACGGCGATGGTGGGCGATCCCAGCGGCCGGGATCACGCGAGGGCCAAACGTCTCTCGGCCGAGGATGTCGAAGCGAATGCCCGCGACTACCTGACCCAGGTGGGAAAGGTCGTCGACCTCTCGAAGGCCGAGGTGCACCGGAACGGCGACTGGTTCGGGAAGATGTCGTTTGCGGACATCCTGAACCTGTGCGGCAAGGTGACCGTCGCTCAGCTGCTGACCCGGGACGACTTCGCCAAGCGAATGGCGGCCAGCTCGCCGATCTTCCTGCACGAGTGCCTGTACCCGATCATGCAGGCCTGGGACTCGGTGATGATCCGTTCGGACATCGAGCTCGGCGGGACCGAGCAGCTGTACAGTTTCATGCTCGCCCGCGATCTCCAGCGCGACGCCGGACTGCCCGAGCAGATTGGCGTGATGTCTCCGATCCTCGTGGGCCTCGACGGCGTCCGCAGGATGGGGAAGAGCCTCGGGAACTACATCGGCATCCACGAGCCGGCCTACGAGATGATGAAGAAGTTCATGCAGCTTCCGGATGCCTGCATGAGAATGTTCTACGAACTGCTGACCCAGGTTCCGCTGCCTGAGATCGAAACGCTGCTCGCGGGGCACCCGAAAGAGTGCAAGTTGACGCTCGGCCGGCTTGTCATCGCGCAGTACCACGGCGAAGCGGCCGCCGAGGAAGCGGCCGCGCGGTGGCAGCGTGAGATTTCAGACGGGGCGCTGCCGGCCGACATTCCGACGGCGACCCTGTCGCGGAGCACGCTCCAGGGGGACGGAATGCTGGCGGCCCACCTGCTCAAGTCTCTGGGCCTGTGTTCATCGACCAGCGAGGCGCGCCGCGCCATTCAGCAGGGAGGCGCGTTCACCGGCGAAGAGAAGACTCCGCTGACCGCTCACGACCAGGTGGTTCCGCTCTCGACCGGGCTGCTGGTGTGGGTCGGCAAGAAACGCGTGAAGCGGATCGAGCTCGTCGATTGA
- a CDS encoding acetyl-CoA carboxylase carboxyltransferase subunit alpha, translated as MAALNPLPFEKPIFDLEAQIEQLERQPHSSDELKESIRQLRLELVRRTREIYEGLKPWEVVSVARHPNRPQTMDYVELIFDEFVELHGDRAFGDDRAILSGLARIDDQKVVFIGQHKGRNLDERIEHNYGMAHPEGYRKALLRMEMAAKYHLPVVCFIDTAGAYPGIGAEERGQAYQIALNLREMSRVKTPIVCIVIGEGGSGGALGIGIGDHVAVLQYAYYSVISPEGCAGILWKHPKFADKAADALRFTAKDLLQFGVVDEVIAEPLGGAHRDHRRMAISLKASILQALKQLRPLSLEQVLDRRYEKFRRIGMFEENAAEIVAAEAG; from the coding sequence ATGGCCGCATTGAATCCACTCCCCTTCGAGAAGCCGATTTTCGACCTCGAAGCCCAGATCGAGCAGCTGGAACGCCAGCCCCATTCGTCGGACGAATTGAAGGAGTCGATCCGGCAACTTCGTCTCGAACTCGTGCGTCGCACGCGCGAAATCTACGAAGGACTGAAGCCCTGGGAAGTGGTCAGCGTGGCGCGGCATCCCAACCGTCCGCAGACGATGGATTACGTCGAGCTGATCTTCGACGAGTTCGTCGAACTGCACGGCGATCGGGCGTTCGGCGACGACCGCGCGATCCTCTCGGGGCTGGCCCGCATCGATGACCAGAAGGTGGTCTTCATCGGTCAGCACAAGGGACGGAACCTCGATGAGCGGATCGAGCACAACTACGGAATGGCGCATCCCGAGGGGTATCGCAAGGCCCTGCTCCGGATGGAGATGGCCGCGAAGTACCACCTGCCGGTCGTCTGCTTCATCGACACCGCGGGAGCGTATCCCGGCATCGGCGCCGAAGAGCGCGGCCAGGCCTACCAGATCGCGCTCAACCTGCGGGAGATGTCCCGCGTCAAGACGCCGATCGTGTGCATCGTGATCGGCGAAGGCGGCTCGGGCGGCGCTCTCGGAATTGGCATCGGCGATCATGTCGCCGTTCTGCAGTATGCGTACTACTCGGTCATCAGCCCGGAAGGCTGCGCCGGCATTCTCTGGAAGCATCCGAAGTTCGCCGACAAGGCCGCGGACGCCCTGCGCTTCACGGCGAAGGATCTGCTGCAGTTCGGCGTGGTGGATGAAGTGATCGCCGAGCCGCTCGGCGGCGCGCATCGCGATCATCGTCGCATGGCCATTTCGCTCAAGGCGTCGATCCTGCAGGCGCTCAAGCAACTGCGCCCGCTGTCGCTCGAGCAGGTTCTCGACCGGCGTTACGAGAAGTTTCGCCGGATCGGCATGTTCGAAGAGAACGCCGCGGAGATCGTCGCGGCGGAAGCCGGCTGA
- the dacB gene encoding D-alanyl-D-alanine carboxypeptidase/D-alanyl-D-alanine endopeptidase: MVRALVVFLVVVGVPCCHLSAADPQPWRKAIEELQARPEYRHSHWGILVADLKTGDTVFEMNSDKLFAPASVTKLFSVSAAWAELGPDHRFYTPVFRRGEVVDGGRLEGDLILQSVGDLTLGGRTTPEGRIAFRNVDHTYANGNHSAQLVEEDPLAGVRSLARQVKQSGIARITGEILVDDRLFDSAPSTGSGPTRVTPVLLNDNVLDILVTPAEAGQPARVATRPEGSVIRVDSLVETIAADGKVNLRYFWGGPGRVVVRGEIPAGRPPVVKVLEWGDPDFTLRAAFIDSLRAEGVTVDASAFVPQRSGSLPPAAWYSGAPLVASLESPTFAENARLILKVSHNLHASTLPLLLAARRGRRTLSEGLQVEGEILARLGVDRDTISFGGGAGGDRADFVTPRATLQLLRSWSVRPDFDRFRDCLPILGVDGTLATIGVDSPAKGKVFAKTGTLYWDNLLNDRTVLTAKGLAGYIDAASGRKLAFAFFVGMTHLPNSEATVREGKTLGQLAEIFQQAF, translated from the coding sequence ATGGTTCGCGCACTTGTCGTCTTCCTCGTTGTTGTCGGCGTTCCCTGCTGTCACCTGTCCGCCGCCGATCCGCAGCCGTGGAGGAAAGCGATCGAGGAGCTTCAGGCCCGGCCGGAATACCGGCATTCGCACTGGGGCATACTGGTCGCTGATCTCAAGACCGGTGACACCGTTTTCGAGATGAACAGCGACAAGCTGTTCGCGCCGGCGTCCGTCACGAAGCTGTTCAGCGTCTCGGCGGCATGGGCCGAACTGGGACCGGACCACCGGTTTTACACTCCGGTGTTCCGCCGCGGGGAAGTGGTCGACGGCGGCCGCCTGGAAGGGGATCTGATTCTCCAGTCGGTCGGCGATCTGACGCTCGGCGGACGGACGACTCCCGAGGGTCGGATCGCGTTCCGCAACGTCGACCATACGTACGCCAACGGCAATCACTCCGCGCAGCTCGTGGAGGAAGATCCGCTGGCGGGGGTGCGATCGTTGGCGCGGCAGGTGAAACAATCGGGCATCGCCCGGATCACCGGCGAGATCCTGGTGGATGACCGGCTGTTCGACTCCGCTCCGAGCACCGGGAGTGGTCCGACGCGGGTCACTCCGGTGCTCCTCAACGACAATGTCCTCGACATCCTGGTGACGCCGGCGGAAGCGGGGCAGCCGGCGAGGGTCGCCACGCGTCCCGAGGGGTCGGTCATTCGCGTCGACTCACTGGTCGAAACGATCGCGGCGGACGGCAAGGTGAATCTTCGCTACTTTTGGGGCGGCCCGGGGCGTGTTGTGGTCCGCGGAGAGATTCCGGCCGGCCGGCCGCCGGTCGTGAAGGTGCTCGAATGGGGCGATCCCGACTTCACGCTGCGGGCGGCGTTCATCGACTCACTCAGGGCCGAGGGCGTGACGGTCGACGCGAGCGCGTTCGTGCCGCAGCGCTCCGGAAGCCTGCCGCCGGCTGCGTGGTATTCCGGCGCTCCGCTGGTGGCGTCTCTCGAGTCGCCGACGTTCGCCGAAAACGCGCGGCTGATTTTGAAGGTCAGCCACAACCTGCATGCCAGCACGCTGCCGCTGCTCCTGGCCGCCCGGCGCGGACGGCGCACGCTCTCTGAGGGGCTCCAGGTGGAGGGTGAGATTCTCGCCCGTCTGGGGGTCGACCGGGACACGATTTCTTTCGGAGGAGGAGCAGGGGGAGACAGGGCCGATTTCGTGACTCCGCGGGCAACGCTTCAGCTGCTCCGATCGTGGTCGGTCCGTCCTGATTTCGATCGCTTCCGGGACTGCCTGCCGATCCTGGGTGTCGACGGGACGCTGGCGACGATTGGCGTCGACAGCCCGGCCAAAGGGAAAGTTTTTGCGAAGACCGGCACGCTCTACTGGGACAACCTGTTGAACGACCGGACCGTCCTGACGGCCAAGGGACTGGCGGGCTACATCGACGCGGCGAGCGGCCGGAAGCTGGCCTTCGCGTTCTTCGTCGGCATGACCCATTTGCCGAACTCGGAGGCGACGGTGCGGGAGGGCAAGACGCTGGGCCAGCTGGCGGAGATCTTCCAGCAGGCCTTCTGA